The genomic interval ACTATAGTTGGTCCCAATGTTGCTGGAAATAGACCATTTGGGTTAGCATCTGTCAAATTCATTCCAACATTTTGAGCTATAAATAATCTTGACCCTGGATTCATAGTTAAAGTAAGGTTATGTAAAGTATTGTTAAAAGTACTTGTTATCCAGCTTCCTACTACACCTTGATTAAATGGGCTATATGTACCTGTTCCAACATAGTAAAATGCAGTTCCTCTACTATTGGCATCAGTACCTCCTTCAATCGTTGCTGACATGGGTTGATTTATATTTATTGTTCCTCCATTAGTATAAAATAATAGAGATTTTTGACCAGTTGTTGCAGAACCTGCCGCATTTAAATTAATTGCTCCTCCTGCTTCTGATACAAAATTCACTGCTTGATCTTTTGCTTTAATATCATATGTTGCAAGGTTTACGATACTTGATTTTGAATATACTCCCAATGAACCTTTACCTTCAACATCAAATCTTACATTTCCAGGAGCTGTTGTGTTATATGTTCCTCCTGTTGCTATAATTCCAGCAGTTCCTCTACCTGTTGCAGATGTCTTTCCTGTAACAGTTATGTCTTTTTCGTTATTTACAGTTCCTCCTGTTTGAACTACACCTACAGAGCCATCAGAAGTCACTGTTACATCACCTTTATTAGTAACTATACCTGCTCCTGTTGCCATCATCCCTATATTTTGTCCAGCTGTAACAGCAATTTTACTATTTGTATCATTTGTCACATTTCCATTTGAAGCATATATTCCGATATTATCTGAACCTGTACTTGATATACTAATTAGATTTTTATTAGTTAATGAGGCTCCTGCTTCTTCCATTCTTAATCCCATTGACTTATTCTTAGAACCTATAATATTAATTGTTCCATCATTATCATAATTTTTATTGATCTTTGAATACATTCCAAAAGAATTTTCTCCAGAAACATTAATTACAGCATTAGTAGTATTTTTAATTCCTCCTTGCATATCGTGTAAAATAGCAATTCCACCTGATTCATCCCCTTCTATGTTAATAGTACCATTATTTGTAGCCGATGAACTTGGTTGAAGTCCATTATTATCTCTTCCTATTGCAATACCATAACTCTTATTACCTTTCATTGTTATAGTATTATTATTTATAACTACTGCTGTCCAATTAGATGTTACTTTTAAACCATAACCTAATGAACCTTCACCATTCATTGTAATTGTTCCATCATTTTGTAATGTATAAATTCCAGTAGAAAGTCCTTCATCTGTAAATATCATTCCTACTTGTCTTTTTCCACTACCTATTATATTTCCTGTAGCTCCATTTATTCCAATGGTATCGTCTACTCCTCCATCATTATTTGTTTGAACTTCTATTCCTCCAGTTTCATCAGCAGTTAAAAGAATAGTTCCATTATTAGTGAATTCCAGACGGCTTGTAGAAGTACCTATAGGATCTAATGTAACGGCTCTTTTTCTTGTTACATCTACTTCCATAACTGAATCTGCGGCAGAATTATATGATGTTGCACCAACTTGGATGTACTCTACTATAGCATTATCTTTCTTTTGAGGTGGGCTAGTTGGAGCAGTTCCAGTTAAAGAAGACCCTTCACTAGTTTTATGTCTACCTGTCACATTAATATTTTTTCCTAATACTGTATCCCCATAACTATTCCAATAAGACTCCAACTCCACCACTTGTATATCAACATTTGTAGAAGTAATATTTGGAACTGTAGGTTGAGGAGGCTCAAAATTTATAGCTCTAGGCAAATTAGGTTGTGTAGCATTAAGTGGAGTGACTGTTGGAGCATTAAATACTCTTGGATTAATTCCTGCACTTACTTCAAATCCTACAATTGGTTCCTTTACAGTTTTAGTTCCTGCTAAACCATAGCTTTTTAATCCTCCTCTTCTATTAGTAGAAGCTGATTGAGGATTTGAACTCTTTTCAAGTAATGAATAGTTTTTACTGTCAGGTGAAGTATATCTTTCATAAGGATTTTCACTTCTTGTAAATATTCCTTCATAAGGATATTTTTCAGCCTTATCTCCTCTTCCTTTATATGTACCTCTCCAATCGTTGTACATATAGTTAGCTCCAAATTGCCATGACATCCAAGGTGATTTAACTACTTGATCTCCTTGTTCCATCAATTGAATTAATTCTAATTTTAAACCATCTATTGCTTTTTGATTTTCTTTTCTTGCTGCTTCAACTTTATTTTGTAAAGTTCCTACTGAACTTCTTAAATTTTCTTTAGATGCTGCTATTTCTTCTGTAGACATAACATCTTGTGCGAATGCCCCTAATCCCATCATTAAAAAAAGTATTGCAAGACCAAGTGAATATTTTACACCTTTGTATCTCTTTGCAATTGAACGTAAATTCTTTTCTACCATGTATAGATTATTTTTTACCATCTCTTTTTTCCTCCCATAAATCTATATACACTCCAAAATTCCCCTTATCTTTGAACTAATCTGAATTCAACTCTTCTATTTTGTAATCTTCCCTCTGCTGTTTCATTTGTTGCTACTGGATATTCTTCTCCCTTAGCTTCTATACCAACTATTCTATCTTCTGGTAATCCAAATTCTATTAACTTAGCTTTTACAGCTTCTGCTCTTCTTCTTGAAAGTCCTATGTTATATTGGTTACTTCCTACAGAGTCTGTATGTCCTTCTATTGTTAATTCATAGTTGTTTTGTTCTATGAAATCTTTTAAGTTATTTAACATTTCAAAATATTGAGGTTTTACTACCGATTTGTCAAAATCAAAGTTTAGTGCTCTTTCATCCAATACTATTGTCATTTCTTTTGGTGCTTCTATATTAGTTATATCCATATTCTTTATTTCTAGTGCATTTATTCTTATTGTATTTTCACGCATTTGTGTTGTTGTTAACCCTTGGACTGCTAATGCTGGTAGAGAAAATACTAATAATAGTAATAATGTTATTATTGTTGTTGTGCTCTTTCTCTTTTCCATTTGTCAGCCTCCTTTTCTAATGATAAGTATTCTTCTGTATACTCAACTTTTCCTTCTTCTACTAGTTTATCTAGATTTTCTGAAGGTTTTACTGCTTTATTATTTGCTAAATAAGCTTCTATATTATCTAATCTTGCTGTATTGTAGTTTACTACCTTCTGATCTGTACATGCTACTAACGATAAAACTCCTAATATTAATGCTAATTTTTTCATATGTCCCCATTCTCCTTTTCTATTAATAACTTACTCTTTTTTCTAGCTCTCCAACATTCTTTTCTAAGTTATCAAGCATTTCATTTGTTTTGTTATAGTTTTCTATCTTATCATTTATTTCTAACATTCTTTTCTTAATTCTTTGTACTTCTAAATCCATTTTTTCTGATTCAGTCATATCTTTTCTTGCTTTTTTAGGTGCTACTTCTTCTTGAGCAACTGCTTCCCCTTCTACAACTGCACCTTCTGTTGCTACTACTCCTTCTGCATTTTCTGGAGCTTGATTAGCTATATCCTGAACTGATTGAGTTCCTTCTTCAGCTTGTTTTTTAGCTGCTTCTTCTGCTTCTTTAGCAGCTCTTTCAGCTTCTTTTTCTCTTTCTTTTTGAACTTTTTCATATTCTTTTAGTAATCTTTTCTTTGCTTCATCGTCACTTTCTTCTGCATAAGCAAATGAACCTACTAAAAGTAGTCCTAATAGTGCTGTTAATATCAACTTATTTTTCATCTATATTCCCCCTATTATTGTTGTACAGTTGTTTCTACTACTGGAGCAACTTCTTCTGCTACAGGCACTTCACTTGTTTCAGCTGGTTTAGGTTGTTCATCATTCATAATTTCATAGTATCCTGCCACTTCTGCTTCTTCTCTTGCAACGCTTCTTACTACTCTTTCATAGAAATCTAATTTTTCTAGAGCTTCTTTTCTTGTCGCTTCTAGTTTTTCTGCTTCTGTCTTTGGTTTAGCTTTTTCTGCTTTCTTTGCCTTTACCATTGCTTCTATTTCTGCTAATGAGCTTGCTTCAGATGTAGATATTCCTAATTCTTTTGCTTCTTGTTGAAGTTTAAGAGTTTCTGCATCTTCTTTCTTTATTTTCTTTCTCATTCCATCTAAGATTTCCATTGCTTCTTTTTCAGCTTGAGGATTTAGACTTTCTGTTGCTACTACAGCTTCTGTTGAAACTTCTACATTTTCTACCACTTGATTGTTAACTTGTTCTTTTGCTTCTTTTTCTGCTAGTTTTGCTTGTTCTTCAGCCTCTTTTTTAGCTTTTTCTTCTGCTTCTTTTGCTAGTTTTGCCTTTGCTTTTTCAGCTTTTTCAATTTCTGCTCTCTTTTTATTTAATATTGCCATTGCATCATCTTCTGCATAAGCTATTGATGATAATGCAAATAAAAATAGAACAGTTTTAAGAAACTTTCTCATTATTTCCCCCTCCTATTTAATTTAAAACTTCTAATAATTTTGTTAATTCTACGATTTGTTGTTCTTTGTCTGCGATTTTTTGTTCCAGCTTGTTGTAATATTCATCGAATCTTTTTAATAGTTTTTTGTATTCGTCTCTGTGCCATCTGATCTTTGAATCTTCTTTTAGTTTTGCATAAAGTTCTTCTCTACCTAGTTGTTTTTCTTTGAGTTCTTTAACTTCTTTTTCAAGATTTGCTTTTTCTTGAATAAACTCTTCTTTTCTTTCAGCTTCCTTTTGCATTAAAGCTTGATACTCTGCCTCAATATTCCTAACTTCATTTATTACTTCTTGAGCTACAGCATCCGTTGCTTCTGCCGAGTAAGAAACTGCTCCCACTACCAACATTGCACCTAAAATAAATTTGATTTTCATAGTTCCCCCTTTAAAACTTTTTGATAAAAAAATTAATAAAGTTCCTTATAATTCAAGTATACTTTTTTTATATACTTTTGTCAATAAAATAATACCTTTGTTAAGAAATATAAACACTTTTGTTTTTAATAAAAAACGAAAATAAAATTATAAATCAATACATTTCAAGTGATTCAAAGCAATAAAAAAACATCCCTGATTTCTCAGAGATGTCAATAAAAAATTTATTATTTTATTAAACAGTAGTTATTTCTTTTTCTTTTTTAGCAAGTAATTCATCTATTTCTTTGATATATTTATCAGTTAAAGTTTGAACATTAGCTTCTTCTTTCTTTAATTCATCTTCAGAAATAGGATTTTCCTTATCTTTTTCTAATTTCTTTAAATGGTTATTGATGTCTTTTCTGATATTTCTAACAGCAATTTTTCCATTTTCAGCTTCATTTTTAGCAAGTTTAACATATTCTTTTCTTCTATCAGCTGTAAGTTCTGGTAAAACAAGTCTTATTACTCTACCATCGTTGTTAGGAGTCATTCCTAAATTTGCAGCAAGTAATGCTTTTTCAATTTTAGGTATTAAAGTTTTATCCCAAGGATCTACAACTAAAAGTCTTGCTTCTGGAGCTGATACTGTCCCTACTTGATTTAAAGGAACTTCACTTCCATAGTTTTCTACTTTTACTCCATCTAACATAGCAACGTTTGCTCTACCTGCTCTTATAGATGTAAATCTTTCTTTTACTGATTCAATAGTTTTTAACATTTTCTCTTCGCATTCTTTTACAAGTTTGTCACTAGCTATACTCATTATTCCTCCTTCAGTTAATTAAATTTAATCTGCTACAACAGTAGTTCCAATATTTTCTCCCATAATAACTTTCTTCAAGTTTCCTTCAACTAAAGAATTGAAAACAATTATAGGTAATTTATTTTCTCTACATAGTGAAATAGCAGTGGCATCCATTACTTTTAAATCTTTTGCTAAAACTTCATTATATGTAACTTTTTCATATTTTTTTGCATCTGCAAATTTTACAGGGTCTTTATCATAGATACCGTCAACTTTTGTAGCTTTTATAACAACATCTGTTCCCATTTCTATTGCTCTTAAAGCTGCTGCTGTATCTGTTGTAAAATATGGATTTCCTGTTCCAGCTCCAAATATAACTACTCTACCTTTTTCAAGATGTCTTTGAGCTCTTCTTTTGATAAAAGGTTCTGCTATTTTTGGCATTTCAATAGCAGTTTGTACTCTTGTAGGAACACCTAATTTTTCAATTGAGTTTTGTAAAGCCAAAGAATTTATTACAGTTGCAAGCATCCCCATATGGTCACCTGTAACTCTATCCACCCCTTGTGCTGCTCCAGAGATTCCTCTGAATATATTTCCACCTCCTATAACTATAGAAACTTCAACACCTAGGTCTACAATTTCTTTAATTTGTTTTGCATAAGAAGCTATTACATCAGATGAAATTCCAAATTCTTGATCTCCCATTAGGGCTTCTCCACTTAACTTCAATAAGATTTTCTTGTAAAAAGGACTTTCCATATTTATTCTCCTCCTCTAAAATTTCTGAACCTCCCACGACTGACATCCTACGAGTGCTAGAGTTGCGGGGTTCTAAAATCTTTAAAAATATTTAAAAATTTTCTAAGAAGTTTGATAGCTTTACACTACCCTTATTCTTTTAGGTGTGTTCAGCTCACCTCTATTGTATAGGACACTTAAGTCCACAACTTTACTTTTTCTTAGAATATTTAATGCTCCATTACAATCTGCATTTATGAGTTTACCTGTGCTTGTTTGATATAGTCCTCTTTTTATTCTTTTTCCACTGAATATATATTCTTGTAGATTTTCTTTATCATATATTGGAATTTCATCTCCATCAAAGAAACTTGCTTTTGACGTATAACTCTCTTCTTGTAGTTTAA from Fusobacterium pseudoperiodonticum carries:
- the pyrH gene encoding UMP kinase, yielding MESPFYKKILLKLSGEALMGDQEFGISSDVIASYAKQIKEIVDLGVEVSIVIGGGNIFRGISGAAQGVDRVTGDHMGMLATVINSLALQNSIEKLGVPTRVQTAIEMPKIAEPFIKRRAQRHLEKGRVVIFGAGTGNPYFTTDTAAALRAIEMGTDVVIKATKVDGIYDKDPVKFADAKKYEKVTYNEVLAKDLKVMDATAISLCRENKLPIIVFNSLVEGNLKKVIMGENIGTTVVAD
- the frr gene encoding ribosome recycling factor — translated: MSIASDKLVKECEEKMLKTIESVKERFTSIRAGRANVAMLDGVKVENYGSEVPLNQVGTVSAPEARLLVVDPWDKTLIPKIEKALLAANLGMTPNNDGRVIRLVLPELTADRRKEYVKLAKNEAENGKIAVRNIRKDINNHLKKLEKDKENPISEDELKKEEANVQTLTDKYIKEIDELLAKKEKEITTV
- a CDS encoding FAD-I family protein, producing the protein MKNKLILTALLGLLLVGSFAYAEESDDEAKKRLLKEYEKVQKEREKEAERAAKEAEEAAKKQAEEGTQSVQDIANQAPENAEGVVATEGAVVEGEAVAQEEVAPKKARKDMTESEKMDLEVQRIKKRMLEINDKIENYNKTNEMLDNLEKNVGELEKRVSY
- a CDS encoding adhesion protein FadA, which codes for MKIKFILGAMLVVGAVSYSAEATDAVAQEVINEVRNIEAEYQALMQKEAERKEEFIQEKANLEKEVKELKEKQLGREELYAKLKEDSKIRWHRDEYKKLLKRFDEYYNKLEQKIADKEQQIVELTKLLEVLN
- a CDS encoding OmpA family protein, whose product is MEKRKSTTTIITLLLLLVFSLPALAVQGLTTTQMRENTIRINALEIKNMDITNIEAPKEMTIVLDERALNFDFDKSVVKPQYFEMLNNLKDFIEQNNYELTIEGHTDSVGSNQYNIGLSRRRAEAVKAKLIEFGLPEDRIVGIEAKGEEYPVATNETAEGRLQNRRVEFRLVQR